In uncultured Desulfuromonas sp., the genomic stretch CTGTGCGCCCTGTTCGATATGTTCGGGTTTGCGGCTTTCGATCAGGGTGATTCCCTTGGCCAGAGAGCGCAGCTGCCCCTGGCGGATGCCGTTGGCCAGTTGTTCGAGAGTCATGGGCAACCTTTTAACGCAAGTGAAGTGGGTTTGTGGGCCGTCGAGAGACGGTCCAGGGTGTGAAACCCCGGACCGTAGAGGGACAGTTTAACGTTTTTCGATGATGGCAGCCAGTGTTTCGCGGGCCGATTTGGTGATTGTCGTGCCGGGGCCGAAAATGCACGCCGCACCGGAAGCGTATAGCTCATCGTAGTCCTGACGCGGGATAACACCACCACAGACAATGACAATATCCTCGGCACCGAGTTTTTTCAGCTCGGCCGCCAGTTGCGGCACCAGGGTTTTGTGTCCGGCCGCCAGGCTGGAAACACCGACAACGTGGACATCGTTTTCGACAGCCATCTTGGCGGCTTCTTCCGGTGTCTGGAACAGCGGACCGACATCGACATCAAAGCCCGCATCGGCGTAGGCACTGGCGACCACTTTTGCGCCGCGGTCATGGCCGTCCTGGCCCATTTTGGCGACCAGAATACGCGGGCGACGACCTTCCTGTTCGGCAAAGTCGGCCACGATTTTTTTCACTTCGCTAAATTCCTCGTCTTGATCACACACGGACGCGTAAGCTCCTGATACCAGTTTGATTTCGGCTTTATGACGGCCAAAGACTTTTTCCATGGCGTCGGAAATCTCGCCGACCGATGCACGCAAACGCGCGGCATTGACACACAGGCCGAGGAGGTTTTCATTATTACTTTCGCAGGCTTTGGTGATGGCGTCAAGTGCGGCCTGGCACGCGTCAGTGTCACGCTCATCCCGCATCTTTTTCAGGCGGGCGATCTGGGATTCACGCACTGCCGTGTTGTCGATGTCGAGAACTTCAATGGGATCCTCTTCGGCCAGTTGGTATTTGTTGACGCCGACAATGACATCACGGCCGCTGTCGATCGAGGCTTGTTTTTTTGCTGCCGATTCTTCAATCCGCAGTTTGGGCATTCCTGATTCGATGGCTTTGGTCATGCCGCCAAGTTCGTCGATCTCCTGAAGGATGGTGCGCGCTTCTTTGATCAGCTCAGCAGTCATGGACTCGACGTAGTAGGAACCGGCCAGCGGATCAACAACATTGGTGATTCCTGTTTCTTCTTGAATGACCAGCTGGGTGTTGCGGGCGATGCGTGCCGAATGATCTGTGGGCAGGGCAATCGCTTCATCCAGGGCATTGGTGTGCAGTGATTGGGTGCCACCGAGAACCGCAGCCATGGCCTCGATCGTGGTGCGGATAACGTTGTTGTAGGGATCCTGTTCCGTGAGACTCCATCCCGAGGTCTGGCAATGGGTGCGCAGTGCTTTGGATTTGGGGTTTTGCGGATTGAACTGATCCATCAGATCGGCCCACAGATACCGGGCGGCGCGCAACTTGGACGCTTCCATGAAGAAGTTCATGCCAATGGCGAAGAAGAACGACAGGCGTGGGGCAAACACATCAACGTCCAGTCCTTTTGCCAGCGCCGCTTTGACGTATTCCAAGCCGTCAGCCAAGGTGAACGCCAGCTCGAGAGCGTTGTTGGCACCCGCTTCCTGAATGTGGTAGCCGGAGATGGAGATGGAGTTGAACTTCGGCATGTAGGAGCTGGTGTACTCAATGATGTCGGAAATAATCCGCATCGACGGTTCCGGCGGGTAGATGTAGGTGTTGCGCACCATGAACTCTTTGAGGATATCGTTCTGGATAGTGCCGGCCAGTTTGTCCTGGCTGACGCCCTGCTCCTCGGCGGCAACAATATAGTTGGCCATGATCGGTAACACGGCACCGTTCATGGTCATGGAGACGGACACTTTGTCGAGCGGGATCTCGTCGAAAAGGATTTTCATGTCCTCGACAGAGTCGATGGCCACCCCGGCTTTACCGACATCGCCAACCACGCGGGGATGGTCCGAGTCGTAGCCGCGATGAGTCGCCAAGTCAAACGCGACCGACAGGCCCTGCTGACCGGCAGCCAGATTGCGCTTGTAGAACGCATTGGACTCTTCGGCGGTGGAAAAACCGGCGTACTGACGTACCGTCCACGGGCGACCGGCATACATGGTGGCGACCGGGCCACGCAGAAACGGCGGCAGGCCGGGCAGGGTGTCCAGATGCTCCATGCCGTTGAGATCGTTGGCGGTGTAGAGCGGTTTGACGGTGATACCTTCGGGAGTATCCCATTTAAAGTCCGACAAGTCGTCGGTCTTCTTCTCTTTTTTTGCCTTGGCTTCCCAGTCGGCCATGGTGGGTTTGTTCGACATGTGTTGTCCTTTCACAAGCAATAAATATGAAAAACGAAAGCCGTCAGGATTCGATACCGATGCGGGCGGATTGCCCGGCGTCGTAATAGTGTTTGATGTCTTTCATTTCAGTGACCAGGTCTGCCGCATCAATTAAAGCTTGAGGGGCATTGCGTCCGGTGAGTACCAGCTCTGTTGTTGCTGCGCGCGTTGCGATCAATTCAAGCACCTGTTCCAGGCGGATCAGACGAAAGCCCAGCGCGTTGACCAGTTCGTCGAGGATTAACAGATCGTAGTCGCCGCTGCGCGCCAGTTCAACGGCTCGACAAAACGCCTGTTGCGCCAGTTCAATATCTTCCTTGGCGGGATTGGTAAAGGATACAAAGCCGCGGCGCCCAACCTGCTCGACACTCCAGTTCGGCCCCATCTTTTTACCGCTGTTCATCTCTCCATAGTCAGGATCGAGTTTCATGAAATGCATGATGTGCACTCGAAAACCCCGGCCCGCTGCACGAAACGCCAAGCCCAGCGCGGCGGTTGTCTTGCCTTTGCCGTTACCGGTGTAGATCTGAACCAGTCCTTTTTTCAATTGGTTGGCCATCGTTGACGGTCTCCGCGATGCTCTCGGAAAGCGATAAGCGCGTTTGTTCAGCCTGATGTGGTGCTGAGGCGATGAATCAATCCGTGGTTTAGCCCCTGTCGTGAGTCTGTGGCTGTTGAGTGCTGCGATCTTTTTAAAAGCGATTTAACCTGATTGAGCAAACAGGGGTTTACTCAATAAAATGCTTTTTTAAAGGAGCTAAAAAAATTTAGCAAGCTGAAATATATCAGCGGCCAAACAACCTTGTCAAGAAAGATGGCAGTGTCTATTGTGGCGGTTTTTAGCCACATTATGGGCTGGCAAACGCAGGTTTCTTCATGGATTTAAAGATTATTCTTTATTTTTGTGGCGGCGGGGGCGAAAATAAGCCAACGGTTTTTTCAGGAATAGCGAGGCGCACGAAAATAATTTTTGTATACATAAAAAAGATTTAACGAGACTTTAAGCTGCTGGAAAAACGGGATTAATTTTGCTAAGGTTCTGATTTAAGGCATTTATTTTGAATAAATGTTTTTACTGCTGATAAACAATTGGGTTGACAATTTTCGCCACATGTTTTATATCGTGCGAGGAAATAGAACTGTTTTTTATTTTTTGGAGAACGTCTTGGAATACAATATCGGAGCCAAAATAAAGGAGCTGCGTAAAGCACGAAAGTTGACCTTGCAGGCGGTGGCGACGGAAACGGGTTTTTCTCCGGCGTTGATTTCACAGATTGAGAACAATAATGTTTCACCGCCCATTGCCACGTTGTCAAAGTTAGCGCGCTTCTTTGATGTAAAAATCAGTCATTTCTTTGAAGAGGAAGAAGAGGTTCGTCGTTACGAGGTTGTGCGAACGATGGATCGGCGTGTGGTCAGTCGGGTTATCTCCAAAGCCGGCAAGGGACATGGCTATACGTATGAAGCTCTGTCCGTCCATAAGTTAAATAAAAAAATGGAGCCGTTCATTGTCACGGTGTCGGAACGCAGTGATGATGAAACCATGTACAACCATGACGGTGAAGAATTTTTGTTGATATTAAACGGCACGGCTGAGGTCTTGCTTGATGACGAACGGATCAAGCTGGAAGCGGGGGATGCGGTGTATTTTGATTCCTCCATGCGTCACCGTTTGCTGTCATATGATGGTGAGGAGGTTCAGGTCCTGGCCATTGTCACTCGTTAACTTGCTGGATTCGCAGCGACGATTCATCAGAGGGTAAGTAACTCATGCCTGGCTGTGCGCTGTTCAGGAGCGGCCGGGCACTGTTGTCTATACGGTTCGAATTACGTTGATCATATATGGGGTCAGCAACAGGGGAGGGTTCCCTGTTCTGACGCGTACCACTTAAAACAGTAAAGGGATGACGACTATGTCAAACAAGGTGTGCAAACCAACGCTGAAAAATCCTCTCGCTCCGCAAGAGAACGTTGAATTCACCATCCCCGGCGAGATTGCCGGTGCGAAAGGTGGCTATGAAGAGGTCATGCAGGAAGGCCATGATCTAATTCAACGTCCCGTTAAGTCGGTTGCGGTCAGTCAGATCGAAAAACAACATTTCAAGAAGCGTATGACCGTTTGGGAACGGATCAAGGTTCTTACCGAAGATGAGCCGAATATCCTGTTTCAGAACTGGGGTAAAAACCTCGATGGTGCCTCTCTGGTTACCGGCATTCTCAACATTGGCGGCCGTGATGTGGCGGTCTATGGTCATGATTTTACCGTGCGCGCCGGTTCCATTGACGCGACCAACGGTAGTAAACTGGCCAAATTGTTTACCATGGCGGGCGAAAAAGGGATTCCGGTCATTGGTATGAATGACTCAGCCGGTGCGTTCGTTCCTGCCGGTGTTGGTGGTTTGGATGGCTACGCTGAAGCGTTTACCGCTTTGCGCAAAATCAGTGGCGTGGTGCCGAGTATCATGTGCATGTTTGGTTTCAACGCCGGCGGCGGTAGCTACCTGCCGCGTCAGGGCAGCTTTGTCATCCAGCCGGAGGACACCTTTTTTGGTCTCACCGGTCCGGGGGTTGTTAAGTCTGTTCTCGGCGAAGATGTGACCCCGGAAGATCTCGGTGGTCCCAAGGTTCATGGCGCGACTGGCGTGGCTGATTTGACCGTCAGTGATGAAACAGCGGCATTGCGTCTGGCAAAAATGTTGCTCAGCTACATTCCGGACAACAATAGTGTCATGGCACCGTTCCTTGAAACCAGTGATCCGCTCAATCGGAAGACTTGGGAGATCAACACCCTGCTGAAAAAAGCCTTTAACTCGCCGACCGGCTTCAACACCCCGGTGGACGTTTCCATTATCATCCAACAGATTTGTGACCATGGTGACTACTTTGAGCTGCAACCGAAACGTGCCCGTGAAGTGGTTACCGCTTTTGGTCGTCTCGGCGGCAACGTTGTTGGTTTCTGTGCCAATAACAGCGCCGTGTCTTCAGGTCAGATTGACTGTGACTCTGCGGTGAAAATTGCCCGTTTTGTCCGTTTCTGTAATATCTACAATATTCCCATTATCTTCATTGAAGATACCACCGGCTTCCTGCCCGGTCGCGATCAGGAAGCGCGCGGCATTGTTCAGGCGGGTCGTTCGATGCTCGACTCCATTGTTGATGTGCGTACGCCGCGTATTCTGCTGATCCTGCGTAATGCTTACGGTGGCGCTTATGCCTCCTACAACAACTATCCCACCGGTGCAGATCTGGTTCTGGCACTGCCGACCACCCGCCTGGCGGTTATGGGGCCAGCGGGTAAAGAGTTTGTCTACAAAAACGAACTGCGCAAATTGCGTGGTGCGGTTAAAGGGATGATCGCTCAGGGCACTACCGACCGTGTTGCTGCCGGCATGGATGGTGACGATGCCAAGAGGGATGCCGAACGAGAAGTGGCGGAATGGCTGAAAGTGGAAGAGACAAAACTCAATACTCGTTATGAAAAAGAGCTGATGAACCCGAAAGAGGGTTTGTCTCTGGGCTCCATCTCGTCGATTGTTATGCCGACGGATCTGCGCGAAGTTCTGGCCAAGAACATGAACTTCTTCCTGCGTCATTACAAGCCCGGTCCGATGCAGTCGGTTCAACGCGAATTCCATTAATTCGTATCTGAATGATGTGATTGCTGTTGACGAGGAGTGTTGCCATTAACCCCCATGGAAGTGGAGATGAAGCCCATGGCCTATAATATTGAGAACTACCTGAACAACCCATTGATTCACCGTGACCGCCGTTTGAGCCAGTCGCCTTCGGCGTGGGTGCGGTCTTTTTCCTGTGAAGAACTCAAGCCTCTGATTGTCTGTCGCGGTCCGATCCGTAAAGAGGCAATGGACGTGTATGACGAGATGGGTATTACCCATTACGGGATTTTGCTGTCGGAAAAGGATTCGATCGTTTACCCCAATGCCCTGTCTCCGGAGTTGCGTAAACTGACCGATAACAGTCGCGTTCACCGTGTGCCCGATTATTCCGGGGCCTCCAAGGAGGAGCGTGTTGAGCGGATTGGTCAGATCATCGGCATTGCCAAGGACAACGGATACAATGCGATTTTTGCCGGTTACGGTTTCATGGCGGAAGATGATGAGTTTGTCGCTGCCATTGAAGAGGCCGGTCTGAATTTTATTGGTCCTTGCTCCGGTACCCAGCGTGCTGCAGGTAAGAAAGACGAAGCCAAGCGGACTGCGCTTCAAGTTAATGTTTCGGTGACTCCGGGTATTGACAATGTGACCGCGCGGACGCTGGTGAAAAATTATTCCACGCGTGACAGCCTGGTCTCTCTGGCGAAATCCAAGGATCTGGCCTGTGATGAAAAGGTTCTGGCTGATGAAAGCCTGACCCTTGAGGCGCTGGCAGACCATATTCTGTTTGCTTCGTATGACAAAGGGATTGACCTGTTCACTGTTGAAGAGCTGTGTGCTCAGGTTCAAGCCGAATGCGCCGAGATGTTCAAAAATTATCCCGGTGCGCGTATTCGTCTTAAAGCTATCGGCGGCGGTGGCGGTAAGGGGCAGCGGATTCTCGGCGCATCGTTGCTGGTCACCAAAGAGCCGACTCAGGAACAGATTGATGCGGCTGCAGCGGATGCTCCGAGCTTGGTCCGCGAAATCCTCAGCGAGGTTAAGGCCAACGGTGTTGGCGACAACAAAAACGTGCTCATCGAGCTCAACATCGAGCAAACCCGCCACAATGAGATTCAGCTGTTGGGTAACGGTGAGTGGTGTATCGCTCTGGGCGGTCGCGATTGCTCTTTGCAGATGCATGAACAGAAGTTGCTGGAGATCTCCGTCACTCAGGAAGCTCTGGCAACGGAAATTGATAAAGCGAAGAAGGCATCTCTCGATGCTCAGGCTAAAGCGTTGGAATCCGACTTGACTGTCCTTAAACGGATGGAGGAGGAATCGGAGCGTTTTGGTCAAGCAGTAGGGCTTGATTCCGCATCGACCTTTGAGTGTATTGTTGATGGCGAGCGTCACTACTTCATGGAAGTGAACACCCGAATTCAGGTTGAGCACCGCGTGACGGAGCTGGTGTACAGCCTCAAATTCACCAACCCGGATGATGAGAACGATTTCTTCATCGTCGAATCATTGGTTGAAGCCATGGCGCTGTTGGCCATGCACAAAGAACGTCTGCCGCGTCCTGAGCGTCTGCTGCGTTTCGGTGCGGCTGCCGAGGCACGCCTCAATGCCACAGACGATTCACTGTCTCCGGCCGCCGGCGGCATGATCAATTACTGGTCGGCACCGATCGATGGTGAGATTCGTGATGATCAGGGCATTTGTCTGGCCAACCCGGATAGCGGTCACTTTATGAAATATAAGGTTGCCGGTGCTTATGATTCCAACCTTGCGCTGCTGCTGACCAAGGGCGAAGATCGTGAGCAGAGTTACAACCATCTGTCCCGCGTATTGCGCAGTACCACATTGCGTGGTACGGATCTGGCCACCAACCTGGAATTCCATGACGGTCTGGTGAACTGGTTTTTGGCCAATAATGTTATGGCCAAGCCGACCACTCGTTTTGTTGTCCCCTACCTGACCATGGTCGGTAAGCTTAAAGAGGAAGCCAACAAGGTTGATGTGGTTTATGCCTTCGTTAAGATGAAAAAGCACTTCATCAAGATGTACGGAGACGATCCTGATGTGGGCAAAGCCGTTTCCGAGGCATTGGATCGCAAAGGCACACTGCTGACCCGTCCGATGGAGCGGTTACTTGCTGATCCGCATCTGCTGTCTGGTTGGCTGAGCTGGAACAAGAAGAACTTTAAGTTTCAAGATGGCAAGGTTGTGTGGAAGCGTAACCCTCTCGGCGTGTTGTGTGAGACCTATGAATATCTGCACATGGCCTGGGATCCGAAAAAGCCGGCTGCTGAGGTGATCTGGTCACACGATCATGAATTGCTTGAAAATGCTCTGACGTTCTATCGTGAGCTGCGCACCAAGTTGGGTCTTGGTATTGAGCAGTTTGTTGAGCTCAACGACATCATCCAGAAAGATGAGCCGCAACTGGGTTACGATGAAGAGATGTGGAAGCAGATTCAGTCGGCCCACTTTGGCTTCGAAATCGGCAACGAGTTGCTCGGTCTTCTATTTATGATTGCTGAGAAAACCGGATTCTACGAGTTGCGTGTTGAGGATGATTTGGAAGTGGTTATTCCCGAGTATCTGCATGATCCGGAGCTGCAGGCAGCCATGAAAAAAGTTCTGGTACCGCCTCCGGCAACCA encodes the following:
- the scpA gene encoding methylmalonyl-CoA mutase, with the translated sequence MSNKPTMADWEAKAKKEKKTDDLSDFKWDTPEGITVKPLYTANDLNGMEHLDTLPGLPPFLRGPVATMYAGRPWTVRQYAGFSTAEESNAFYKRNLAAGQQGLSVAFDLATHRGYDSDHPRVVGDVGKAGVAIDSVEDMKILFDEIPLDKVSVSMTMNGAVLPIMANYIVAAEEQGVSQDKLAGTIQNDILKEFMVRNTYIYPPEPSMRIISDIIEYTSSYMPKFNSISISGYHIQEAGANNALELAFTLADGLEYVKAALAKGLDVDVFAPRLSFFFAIGMNFFMEASKLRAARYLWADLMDQFNPQNPKSKALRTHCQTSGWSLTEQDPYNNVIRTTIEAMAAVLGGTQSLHTNALDEAIALPTDHSARIARNTQLVIQEETGITNVVDPLAGSYYVESMTAELIKEARTILQEIDELGGMTKAIESGMPKLRIEESAAKKQASIDSGRDVIVGVNKYQLAEEDPIEVLDIDNTAVRESQIARLKKMRDERDTDACQAALDAITKACESNNENLLGLCVNAARLRASVGEISDAMEKVFGRHKAEIKLVSGAYASVCDQDEEFSEVKKIVADFAEQEGRRPRILVAKMGQDGHDRGAKVVASAYADAGFDVDVGPLFQTPEEAAKMAVENDVHVVGVSSLAAGHKTLVPQLAAELKKLGAEDIVIVCGGVIPRQDYDELYASGAACIFGPGTTITKSARETLAAIIEKR
- the cobO gene encoding cob(I)yrinic acid a,c-diamide adenosyltransferase; translation: MANQLKKGLVQIYTGNGKGKTTAALGLAFRAAGRGFRVHIMHFMKLDPDYGEMNSGKKMGPNWSVEQVGRRGFVSFTNPAKEDIELAQQAFCRAVELARSGDYDLLILDELVNALGFRLIRLEQVLELIATRAATTELVLTGRNAPQALIDAADLVTEMKDIKHYYDAGQSARIGIES
- a CDS encoding XRE family transcriptional regulator, translating into MEYNIGAKIKELRKARKLTLQAVATETGFSPALISQIENNNVSPPIATLSKLARFFDVKISHFFEEEEEVRRYEVVRTMDRRVVSRVISKAGKGHGYTYEALSVHKLNKKMEPFIVTVSERSDDETMYNHDGEEFLLILNGTAEVLLDDERIKLEAGDAVYFDSSMRHRLLSYDGEEVQVLAIVTR
- a CDS encoding carboxyl transferase domain-containing protein, giving the protein MSNKVCKPTLKNPLAPQENVEFTIPGEIAGAKGGYEEVMQEGHDLIQRPVKSVAVSQIEKQHFKKRMTVWERIKVLTEDEPNILFQNWGKNLDGASLVTGILNIGGRDVAVYGHDFTVRAGSIDATNGSKLAKLFTMAGEKGIPVIGMNDSAGAFVPAGVGGLDGYAEAFTALRKISGVVPSIMCMFGFNAGGGSYLPRQGSFVIQPEDTFFGLTGPGVVKSVLGEDVTPEDLGGPKVHGATGVADLTVSDETAALRLAKMLLSYIPDNNSVMAPFLETSDPLNRKTWEINTLLKKAFNSPTGFNTPVDVSIIIQQICDHGDYFELQPKRAREVVTAFGRLGGNVVGFCANNSAVSSGQIDCDSAVKIARFVRFCNIYNIPIIFIEDTTGFLPGRDQEARGIVQAGRSMLDSIVDVRTPRILLILRNAYGGAYASYNNYPTGADLVLALPTTRLAVMGPAGKEFVYKNELRKLRGAVKGMIAQGTTDRVAAGMDGDDAKRDAEREVAEWLKVEETKLNTRYEKELMNPKEGLSLGSISSIVMPTDLREVLAKNMNFFLRHYKPGPMQSVQREFH
- a CDS encoding biotin/lipoyl-containing protein — its product is MAYNIENYLNNPLIHRDRRLSQSPSAWVRSFSCEELKPLIVCRGPIRKEAMDVYDEMGITHYGILLSEKDSIVYPNALSPELRKLTDNSRVHRVPDYSGASKEERVERIGQIIGIAKDNGYNAIFAGYGFMAEDDEFVAAIEEAGLNFIGPCSGTQRAAGKKDEAKRTALQVNVSVTPGIDNVTARTLVKNYSTRDSLVSLAKSKDLACDEKVLADESLTLEALADHILFASYDKGIDLFTVEELCAQVQAECAEMFKNYPGARIRLKAIGGGGGKGQRILGASLLVTKEPTQEQIDAAAADAPSLVREILSEVKANGVGDNKNVLIELNIEQTRHNEIQLLGNGEWCIALGGRDCSLQMHEQKLLEISVTQEALATEIDKAKKASLDAQAKALESDLTVLKRMEEESERFGQAVGLDSASTFECIVDGERHYFMEVNTRIQVEHRVTELVYSLKFTNPDDENDFFIVESLVEAMALLAMHKERLPRPERLLRFGAAAEARLNATDDSLSPAAGGMINYWSAPIDGEIRDDQGICLANPDSGHFMKYKVAGAYDSNLALLLTKGEDREQSYNHLSRVLRSTTLRGTDLATNLEFHDGLVNWFLANNVMAKPTTRFVVPYLTMVGKLKEEANKVDVVYAFVKMKKHFIKMYGDDPDVGKAVSEALDRKGTLLTRPMERLLADPHLLSGWLSWNKKNFKFQDGKVVWKRNPLGVLCETYEYLHMAWDPKKPAAEVIWSHDHELLENALTFYRELRTKLGLGIEQFVELNDIIQKDEPQLGYDEEMWKQIQSAHFGFEIGNELLGLLFMIAEKTGFYELRVEDDLEVVIPEYLHDPELQAAMKKVLVPPPATKEDEVVTPGGGMYYAQEAPGMPPFVTEGMHFEKGQPLFILEVMKMFNKIPAPFSGTIDEILIDGGDGTIVAKGQPIFKVTPDEKFVDVDPKEFERLRQETTAEFLSTVL